A region from the Metarhizium brunneum chromosome 7, complete sequence genome encodes:
- the vma5 gene encoding V-type proton ATPase subunit C: protein MPSRYAVVSLPLGVFDSSSKADAISSLSASISPDNGSVNSFNIPDFKIGTLDALVQQADDLAKLETTCQSVVTKVGESLRSVLDNDEERLASYKMVNDKPTEQYLRSFTWNKIRYRSDKSLGELIDTLQKELVTVDNDVKTKFSQYNTVKSNLAALQRRQTGNLATKSLTPIVNPKLLIKDSEYIETHLIAVPTNSKKEFVKTYETLSPMVVPRSSVEVDHDDEFTLFAVATFKKYSTEFIHKCREQKWTPRQYTYVEGGREEEQRELDRVTNEERKVCGEALRIGRTGWSESVMVWIHVLTLRVFVEAVLRYGLPLEYVTALVKTTPKLAPKVKAALDSKYSYLGGNAFGRDKRGRVTKDDAAMSSEMAAAGLGTGEGHEYTAYVYYELEFP from the exons ATGCCTTCACGCTATGCCGTTGTGTCCCTGCCCCTCGGCGTCTTCGACTCTAGCAGTAAAGCCGATGCCATCTCGTCTCTAAGCGCCTCCATTTCGCCAGACAATGGCTCTGTCAACTCCTTCAACATCCCCGATTTCAAGATTGGCACCCTTGACGCCCTAGTTCAGCAAGCCGATGATCTAGCCAAGCTCGAGACGACATGTCAATCCGTCGTCACCAAAGTCGGCGAGTCGCTCCGATCTGTTCTAGACAATGATGAAGAGCGCCTAGCTTCTTACAAAATGGTCAATGACA AGCCGACGGAACAGTATCTCCGTAGCTTCACTTGGAATAAGATTCGATATCGAAGCGATAAGTCGTTGGGTGAACTGATAGACACCCTTCAGAAG GAACTGGTAACGGTGGACAATGACGTCAAAACCAAGTTTAGCCAGTACAACACTGTCAAATCGAACCTTGCTGCTTTGCAGCGGCGCCAGAC AGGAAATCTCGCAACCAAGTCATTGACTCCCATCGTTAACCCGAAGCTCCTCATTAAAGATTCCGAATACATTGAAACACATCTTATCGCCGTGCCAACCAACTCCAAGAAGGAATTCGTCAAAACCTATGAGACGCTATCTCCTATGGTCGTGCCCCGATCTTCTGTAGAAGTTGATCACGACGACGAGTTCACGCTTTTCGCAGTCGCCACTTTCAAGAAATATAGCACAGAATTTATTCACAAATGTCGAGAGCAAAAGTGGACTCCACGTCAATATACCTATGTGGAAGGTGGGCGAGAGGAGGAGCAGCGTGAGTTGGACCGGGTGACCAATGAGGAGCGCAAGGTTTGTGGTGAGGCTCTTCGCATCGGGCGAACAGGGTGGAGCGAAAGTGTCATGGTCTGGATTCACGTCTTAACATTGAGAGTCTTTGTTGAGGCCGTATTGCGATACGGTTTGCCGCTTGAATATGTCACTGCATTGGTGAAG ACCACTCCCAAGCTGGCACCCAAGGTTAAGGCAGCGCTTGACTCTAAGTACTCATACCTGGGAGGCAATGCTTTCGGCCGCGACAAGCGCGGCAGGGTCACCAAAGATGACGCGGCCATGTCCTcggagatggcggcggcaggtcTTGGAACTGGTGAAGGACACGAGTATACAGCCTACGTTTATTATGAGTTGGAATTCCCGTGA
- the met14 gene encoding Adenylyl-sulfate kinase — translation MATNITWHPSLSRKERNELRGQRGLTIWLTGLSASGKSTVATALEQHLLHLGRAAYRLDGDNVRFGLNKDLGFSEKDRNENIRRISEVAKLFADSSTIAITSFISPYRADRDVARQLHAASQDVKDEPIPFVEVFVDVPLEVAEQRDPKGLYKKARAGEIKEFTGISAPYEEPINPEITIKTHENSVEECVAQIVNWLLEKGYLTLN, via the exons ATGGCTAC CAACATCACGTGGCACCCGTCCCTCTCGCGCAAAGAGCGCAACGAGCTCCGTGGCCAGCGCGGCCTCACCATCTGGCTCACCGGCCTCTCAGCCTCGGGCAAGTCCACCGTTGCCACCGCTCTCGAGCAGCACCTCCTGCACCTCGGCCGCGCCGCCTACCGCCTGGACGGGGACAATGTCCGCTTCGGCCTCAACAAGGACCTGGGCTTCTCCGAGAAGGACCGCAATGAGAACATTCGCCGCATCTCAGAG GTCGCCAAGCTTTTTGCCGACTCTTCCACTATTGCCATTACGTCCTTTATTTCCCCGTACCGAGCAGACCGTGATGTCGCCCGCCAGCTACACGCCGCTTCGCAGGATGTCAAAGACGAGCCGATCCCTTTTGTCGAGGTATTCGTCGACGTTCCTCTCGAGGTCGCTGAGCAGCGTGACCCCAAGGGTCTGTACAAGAAGGCTCGCGCTGGCGAGATCAAGGAGTTCACTGGCATCTCGGCCCCTTATGAGGAGCCCATCAACCCTGAAATCACTATCAAGACGCACGAAAACTCGGTTGAGGAGTGCGTCGCCCAAATCGTCAACTGGCTTTTGGAAAAGGGATACCTTACGTTAAACTAG
- the NOC1 gene encoding Ribosome biogenesis protein NOC1, whose protein sequence is MPKPQKKGKGPRGQKDRQSFDENALEQLTSKIGQNLNSNTNKRKHPPTNAGGKEQQKRRRNFEDSRPSKNQIPDDQAALLAEIRALGGDEKDLELINGVDSDDETYGKESGGAVDKDLKDELLALSKELGFADIDPEVMIAADEQPYEVNDDEDEEEGEDSDHEGEDDDVDNMETEAIKRIRKPGDMIFEPRADWHAYKLAKLPKPTVDQLGPFAGTVEALKTHAKTLLESDCNKYKTSVFASSSHKFLSTIMSSGTLTDKVSALTLAVQESPVHNIRAFDALMNLASKKSRGQAIGAIGALVDLLGPGTLLPADRRLRPFHGQPGLLGTLQKDSIKSWTPSQPLPGKITEEHLISWLYEDWLKETYFKIIQLLETWCSDEIEYSRMKAVDFVYGLLKEKPEQESNLLTLLVNKLGDRDRKISSRASHLLLQLQVSHPGMKPIIIRTIEQDILLHPSQDHRSKYCAINTLNQTILSNKEPAVAETLLRIYFDLFVTMLRSGSLGMPLQNGTEGGKRYGKETGKHNNKPNDKPEGNPPQKSKTANPLAPETEAADKLVSALLTGVNRAAPFIGTNDDIMEKHLDTLFRIAHSANFNTGIQALLLIQHLSAARNLATDRFYRTLYESLLDPRLVTSSKQALYLNLLLRALKSDVDVRRVKAFAKRMLQISSLHQPPFVCGLLYVIAHLRQTFPDLSTLVEEPEASIFDDEASAQLPGYDGHKRDPKHSNAQRSCLWEMIPFQTHFHPSVSVFAAALLDKTKKVQKPDMESHTLIRFLDKFVYRNPKSTDSARGVSIMQPLRATKDLGDFWLGSRGPGTASAPVNSAAFWKKKVEDIAADDVFFHEYFQHVAREPKPTTKKANEEEEEETNEDEIWKALVSTQPDIEDDADEEGFDDMDGLDMDSEDGSSPALSLESDLDDDEDDEMRETFDGENEIDSDGLVAVEDEQDADEGDESQEKNKKKSRRKALKDLPMFASVDDYAELLAAEEDGL, encoded by the exons ATGCCTAAACCACaaaagaagggcaagggccCTCGCGGTCAGAAAGATAGGCAGAGCTTCGATGAGAACGCTCTTGAGCAGCTTACGTCTAAAATCGGCCAAAACCTCAactccaacaccaacaagCGCAAGCATCCCCCCACCAATGCCGGAGGTAAAGAGCAACAGAAGAGGCGGCGAAATTTCGAGGACAGTAGGCCGTCAAAGAACCAGATTCCGGATGACCAAGCAGCTTTGTTGGCAGAAATAAGAGCCTTGGGCGGCGATGAGAAGGATCTAGAGCTCATCAATGGCGTCGACTCTGACGACGAGACTTACGGGAAAGAGTCTGGGGGAGCTGTTGATAAGGATTTGAAGGACGAACTTCTCGCACTGTCGAAAGAATTGGGATTTGCGGATATCGATCCCGAAGTGATGATCGCAGCCGATGAGCAACCATACGAGGTCaacgatgatgaagatgaagaggagggagAAGATTCTGACCACGAaggggaagacgacgatgtcgaCAACATGGAAACCGAGGCGATCAAACGCATTAGAAAGCCGGGAGACATG ATCTTCGAGCCGAGAGCTGATTGGCACGCCTACAAACTTGCGAAGCTGCCCAAGCCGACTGTCGACCAGCTGGGCCCGTTTGCTGGAACAGTTGAAGCTCTCAAAACACATGCCAAAACGCTTCTGGAAAGCGACTGTAACAAGTACAAGACTAGCGTGTTTGCTTCGTCGTCTCATAAGTTCTTGTCTACAATTATGTCTTCAGGTACCCTGACGGATAAGGTCTCGGCCTTGACGTTAGCAGTGCAAGAGTCGCCAGTCCACAACATCCGTGCCTTTGATGCTCTCATGAACCTCGCCTCGAAGAAAAGCCGTGGCCAGGCCATCGGAGCGATCGGCGCACTTGTGGATTTACTCGGGCCAGGGACCCTTCTTCCCGCCGACAGGAGGCTACGCCCCTTTCATGGCCAGCCTGGGTTGCTTGGGACACTTCAAAAGGACTCCATCAAGTCATGGACACCTAGCCAACCTCTTCCGGGAAAGATTACTGAGGAGCATCTCATCTCATGGCTGTACGAAGACTGGCTCAAGGAAACATATTTCAAGATTATCCAGTTGCTGGAAACCTGGTGCTCTGACGAGATAGAGTATTCCCGAATGAAAGCTGTGGATTTTGTTTATGGACTCCTCAAAGAAAAACCGGAACAGGAGTCAAATTTGCTCACCCTCCTTGTCAACAAACTTGGTGATCGAGACCGCAAGATTTCATCTCGGGCATCCCATCTGCTTCTGCAACTTCAGGTCTCACACCCTGGAATGAAACCAATCATTATTCGAACTATTGAACAGGATATCTTACTTCATCCCTCCCAGGACCATCGATCGAAGTATTGCGCCATCAACACCTTGAACCAGACAATTCTCAGCAACAAAGAGCCGGCGGTAGCAGAGACTCTTTTGCGAATATACTTTGACCTTTTTGTTACAATGCTAAGATCAGGAAGCTTGGGAATGCCATTACAAAATGGAACTGAGGGTGGCAAGCGGTACGGCAAAGAGACGGGCAAACATAACAATAAACCCAATGATAAGCCAGAGGGCAACCCGCCTCAAAAATCGAAAACGGCGAATCCCTTGGCGCCGGAAACTGAAGCAGCAGACAAGTTAGTTTCTGCACTGTTGACAGGAGTAAATCGTGCGGCCCCATTTATTGGTACCAACGATGATAT TATGGAAAAGCATCTAGATACGTTGTTCAGGATTGCACACTCGGCCAATTTCAATACTGGTATTCAAGCATTGTTGCTTATTCAACACTTATCCGCCGCTCGTAACTTGGCAACAGACCGATTCTACCGAACTTTGTATGAGTCGTTACTGGATCCTCGTCTAGTCACTTCATCCAAGCAAGCATTGTATCTGAACTTACTTCTCCGTGCCTTGAAGAGCGATGTTGATGTTCGAAGGGTCAAGGCTTTTGCAAAACGGATGTTGCAGATTTCAAGTCTTCATCAGCCTCCCTTTGTATGCGGATTGCTCTATGTCATTGCGCACCTGAGACAAACTTTCCCTGATTTATCAACACTTGTTGAAGAACCCGAAGCTTCAATtttcgacgacgaggcatcGGCACAACTTCCCGGGTATGATGGGCACAAGCGCGACCCAAAGCATAGCAATGCGCAGAGGAGTTGCTTGTGGGAGATG ATTCCCTTCCAAACACATTTCCATCCGTCTGTCAGCGTTTTTGCCGCGGCCCTGCTGGATAAAACGAAAAAAGTACAAAAGCCAGACATGGAGAGCCATACATTGATCCGATTTTTGGACAAGTTCGTGTACCGCAATCCCAAGTCGACTGATTCTGCTCGTGGCGTATCCATTATGCAGCCTCTCCGCGCAACCAAGGATTTGGGCGACTTTTGGCTGGGCAGCAGGGGGCCTGGTACCGCATCCGCGCCAGTCAATTCTGCAGCAttctggaagaagaaggttgAAGACATTGCAGCTGACGATGTCTTCTTCCATGAGTATTTCCAGCACGTTGCTAGAGAACCTAAACCTACAACTAAGAAAGCCaatgaagaggaggaggaggagacgaACGAGGATGAAATTTGGAAGGCTCTGGTATCCACGCAGCCTGATATTGAGGATGATGCCGACGAAGAGGGCTTTGATGATATGGATGGTTTGGACATGGATTCCGAAGATGGTTCATCTCCTGCCCTGTCTCTGGAGAGCGAccttgacgatgatgaagatgatgaaaTGCGTGAAACCTTTGACGGCGAGAATGAAATTGACTCCGACGGCTTGGTAGCAGTTGAGGATGAGCAAGATGCCGACGAAGGCGATGAATCTcaggagaagaacaagaaaaagtCGAGAAGAAAGGCTCTTAAGGACCTCCCGATGTTTGCATCGGTTGATGACTACGCCGAGCTTTTGGCTGCAGAGGAAGACGGATTGTAA